The segment CGGTGCCAAATAAAAGCGCCGCCCGCCCGCACTGGCTTAAATAGTCCCTCGCCGCGCCGTAGTCCATCACCGGCCCGGAGCTTTTGGCCCCGGTGGCCGCAAGTTTCACCGCGCCGCCGCGAAATGAAAAATTATCCACCATATCATCAATTGTGTCAACCACTTTAACGCACCCCAGGGCTTCTTTGCGGGATGGGTTATAAGCGGCGCCATACCCTTCCATCCAGTGGGTGGAGAGGCGCTCCACAAGCCGCCGCTGGGTGGCCAACGGGGTTATTATATAAAGGTTTGCGATTCCATAGGTGCGGCACGTCCGGGCGAAATCGTGGACGTCTATAGTGGTCACCGAGCTTGTCACCTCTTTGCCTTGCTTGTCGGACACGGGATGATGCACCAGCGCCACCGCCAGGTTCTCGGCGATCAGCCGGCTTTTCTCAAGCTCACTCACCTTTTTCCTCCATCGCCTTGCGGGCTGTCCGCATTTCATCCTCCGAAAGACCCGCTTTGTCCAGCAGGGCGGGGCGCACCCTGGCGGTCTTGATTATCGCCTGCTCGCGCCGCCATTTTTCTATTTTCGCATGGTCGCCGGAAAGGAGTATCTCCGGAACCTTCAATCCCTCAAACTCCGGAGGCCGGGTGTATTGCGGATATTCAAGCAGGTTGCCGGCGTGGGACTCCTTGACCGTGGACTGTTCCTCCCCCACCACCCCCGGCACGAGCCGGGCCACGCAGTCCACCAGCGCCATGGCCGGTATCTCGCCGCCGGTGAGAACGTAATCGCCGATGGACACCTCCATGTCGCACAAAAGCCCGGTCACCCGCGCGTCCACCCCCTCATACCGTCCGCATAGGATAATTATACCCGACTGCCTTGAAAGCTCCATGGCAAGGGAATGGCGCAAGACCGTCCCGGCGGGGGACATGAGTATCACCTTCGCGGCGGGGTTCGATGTTTTAAGCTGGGCCACGGCGGCCGCGAACGGCTCCACCTTCATCACCATCCCGGCCCCGCCGCCGTATGGATAGTCGTCGGTGATCCGGTGCTTGTCTGTGGTCCAGCCGCGCAGGTCGTGCACGTTCACCTGTATCTTGCCGCTATCCCTGGCCCTTCCGATGATGGAGGAGTCCAGCGGGCCGGCGAACATCCCGGGGAAGATCGTGACTATGTCAAATCTCACTCCATCTCCTCCATAGGCTCGGCCACTATCCTGCCGTTCTCCATATCCACTTGCTTCACCACATCGGGTATGCACGGCAATAAAAGCTCCTGGCCGGAATCGTTTTTCACCACCCACACGTCCCTTTCACCCGCCTCGAAAAAATCGGCAAGTATGCCCAGTTTCTCCCCGTCAGGCCGGAACACCGGAAGGCCGATCACCTCCTCGTAGTAATGGCCGCCGCCGGGAAGGTCCGGCATTGTGGATCGTGGCGTCTTTATCATCATGTTGACCAAATGGCGCGCCGCTTCCGGCGAGTTCACCCCGGCGAATTTCACCAGCATCGGGCCGCCGGAGCCCCTGGCCGATTCAAGCACAAGGGAAAGGGGGGGGGATGAGCCATGTTCATCGGCGATGGAAACGCAATTGCCCGATAGGCCCGAAACGGCCTCCGGGAAGAAAGGATACAGCTTTAACTCGCCATGCACGCCGTGGGGCTTTCCGATCCTGCCGACGGCGATCAAAAGGCCGCTGGCGGAGCCGTCCGCACCGGAGCTTTCGGCTTGCCGGGGCGGACGATGTCCTGATTCGCGGGCCAAAGGCTTATTCCAATATCTCCAGCACGGCCCGGACGTTCTTCCTGGCGGCGGTGGCCGCAAGGATTGTCCTCATCGCCGAGGCGGTCCTGCCGCGCCGTCCGATCACCTTGCCCAGGTCGTCCGGAGCGACGCTAAGCTTGATGGACGTCGTGTCGTCAGCCTCTTCCTCGGCCACGGAAACCTGCTCGGGATGATCCACCAGCGCCTGCGCCACGTGTTCAATAAGCGCTTTCATGTCCATGACCTCCACTTGTAATGGCCTCCCGCAAGCCAAATGCGGGCAGGCCGGTAAAAACAGGCGTTACTGCTTGGCCGCGGCCTGTTTTTTAATAAGGCTTTTCACGGTGTCGGAAACCGCCGCGCCGGCCTTGAGCCAGTGGTCGAGCCGTTCCTTGTTGAAATCCGCCTGCGCGCCAGCCGCCTTGTTGGGGTCGTAATGGCCGACGGTCTCCAGAAATTTGCCGTCCCGGGGATTGCGCGAATCCGTGGCGACGATCCTGTAGAATGGCTTTTTCCTGGCTCCCATCCGCTTCAATCTTAAAATAACAGACATTCCTTTCTCCTAATAGTCCCGATTTAAGTTACATGCCAAGCCCGGCAAACGGGTTCATTCCGGCCTTCTTGCCGGTGAACCTGCCAAGGCTCTTCATCATCTTCTTTGATTTCTGGAAGTTCTTGAGCAGGCGGTTGATCTCCATCATGTCCGTCCCGCTCCCACCGGCGATACGCCGCTTGCGCGACGTGTTTATTATGCCGGGATTCGATCTTTCCTTCTTCGTCATGGAGTTTATTATAGCCTCCACCCGGGTGATTTCCGACGGGTCGAAGTTGATGTCCTTCATCGCCCCGCCAACGCCCGGAATCATTTTCAAAAGCTGCTCCATCGGCCCCATCTTCTTGATCATCTGGAGCTGCTCTAAAAAGTCGTTCAGGTCGAATGACGCCGAAAGCATCTTCATCGCCTGGGTCTCGGCCTTTTTCTGGTCGATATTCTCCTGCGCCTTCTCGATAAGGCTTAGAACGTCCCCCATGCCCAGGATGCGCCCGGCGAGCCTGTCCGGATGGAAAGGCTCGAACTGGTCCACCTTT is part of the Nitrospinota bacterium genome and harbors:
- a CDS encoding RNA methyltransferase, whose protein sequence is MKCGQPARRWRKKVSELEKSRLIAENLAVALVHHPVSDKQGKEVTSSVTTIDVHDFARTCRTYGIANLYIITPLATQRRLVERLSTHWMEGYGAAYNPSRKEALGCVKVVDTIDDMVDNFSFRGGAVKLAATGAKSSGPVMDYGAARDYLSQCGRAALLFGTGHGLAKSVMDRADVRLAPIEGLKDGFNHLPVRCAAAIIMDRLLGSRA
- the trmD gene encoding tRNA (guanosine(37)-N1)-methyltransferase TrmD, with protein sequence MRFDIVTIFPGMFAGPLDSSIIGRARDSGKIQVNVHDLRGWTTDKHRITDDYPYGGGAGMVMKVEPFAAAVAQLKTSNPAAKVILMSPAGTVLRHSLAMELSRQSGIIILCGRYEGVDARVTGLLCDMEVSIGDYVLTGGEIPAMALVDCVARLVPGVVGEEQSTVKESHAGNLLEYPQYTRPPEFEGLKVPEILLSGDHAKIEKWRREQAIIKTARVRPALLDKAGLSEDEMRTARKAMEEKGE
- the rimM gene encoding 16S rRNA processing protein RimM — its product is MARESGHRPPRQAESSGADGSASGLLIAVGRIGKPHGVHGELKLYPFFPEAVSGLSGNCVSIADEHGSSPPLSLVLESARGSGGPMLVKFAGVNSPEAARHLVNMMIKTPRSTMPDLPGGGHYYEEVIGLPVFRPDGEKLGILADFFEAGERDVWVVKNDSGQELLLPCIPDVVKQVDMENGRIVAEPMEEME
- a CDS encoding KH domain-containing protein, which codes for MKALIEHVAQALVDHPEQVSVAEEEADDTTSIKLSVAPDDLGKVIGRRGRTASAMRTILAATAARKNVRAVLEILE
- the rpsP gene encoding 30S ribosomal protein S16; protein product: MSVILRLKRMGARKKPFYRIVATDSRNPRDGKFLETVGHYDPNKAAGAQADFNKERLDHWLKAGAAVSDTVKSLIKKQAAAKQ